The Falco cherrug isolate bFalChe1 chromosome 3, bFalChe1.pri, whole genome shotgun sequence genome segment TGGATAACTTTCTTTCACTCGAATAAAACTTGCTGCAATGACACAGTCTTCAACAACCTGCATATATTTatgttggtaatttttttatgaataGTCATCTATTTCTTAAGCACAAGTATTGACGACATTTGTcacagaagttttcagaaaaacatttgggGCCAAATGCTGTTCACAACAAATAGGCAACTAATATTGTACGGTCTGCTTAAATTTAGGCAGAAGAACAGCATGTGTCTGTAACATTTTACAAAAACGCATCACACAGAAGCCCTTGGATCAGAACAGAGCCTACTTCTGCATttgtaaagatgaaaaaaaaatccatgaaagCCCCAGTATTCACCAGCTACAAACAGGAACACTCTTTTCTTTAGCTGGTCGTAGCGTACTGTAAGCTAAGCATAGTAATTCATTAAGTCTCATCATACTCAGAGTGCACCACACAAATTGTTCAGGCTAACTTCTGCTGTTACCTTGAGATCCAAACTCACTTCAGAAGAAACCGCTTTCAATAATTTTACCTTTGGACTGCTCActattttcagatgttttttgaatctttttttcacATCCAGTACACTGCTGAAACCAGTCCGTCCCATAACCATTGCCAATTAATTTGCTCAAGTTTACTGCTTCACTTTTTCTCTCAGCAGGCCTGTAAATCCAAATAtattaaggaaaacaaagcataaaTAAACCAAAACGGGAATTAGGtgggaagattttattttgcacagaAGAGGCAATAGCcttataatttatttctaagtAACTAATTATATATTCTACATGTAATCATCTAATaaacaaaactaacaaaatCAAAGCACATAATGATGTCTGATTCAGTAATGTGTAATCTTACATGAGAAAAGCCACCcattttattgcagttttaCATGTATAATACTTACACAGTGCTGGTCTTAGaggtgaaaaaatgaaaaagggaaatcATACAAAGAATGCGTAAGTAAAAAAGGCTGACAGTACTCATTCTGTGCTGCATGAAGGTGAAAGTTTATCACAGATTTGCTCTCAAGTTCATTAGACAGTTTAATTACTTATTTTGTATCCTTAACATTTCTAAACCACACTGGGATTACTGATCGCTCTGCAATAAATTTTTAAGACAAAGTACACAGAAACAATTCAGTTGTGCACACAACTGATGATGTGATTACATCACATCACAGATGATACAACAATTTGCTTAAAAGACTTATCTTCCAGATGttcattacagtatttttgCTGTGCCTGACCTTATATGGGCTACAgtttatgttttcttaaaatggtAGTCTTACTTGTGTCTCTGTAACCTATGCTTACAGAACTAACAAGGTATACTTGTTATTTCACTGGTATTGAGAAAAAACCCATACAATTTAGAATACGATGAAAGTGCTACATGAAGACATGCAACAGTATGCTTAGTTTTCCTAAAGTAAATGTATATTGAATAGCTTTTCCATATGAGTTAAAGTGCTACTATTATAGTtgtttgtaaaattattttagcatcGCACATGATGGCAAGTTTACTAGCAGTAAGGATCCACGAAGTCCATACACACATCTACTGATCCCTGCAATTTTACAAGGAGTAATACTACTTGCATGCACAAATAGTTGCAGGCTTAGGAGTTTAATGGATTTCATAAGCGTACTACTTACATAGGTGGGAAGGAAAGCTTATTTTTCCCACTAAATTCCTTGTTTGTAGAAACATTTGGCATTCTGCTTGGGTATTTAGGGTTTATAGCTGGGAGCTTTACCTGTGTTGAGAGAAATCttaatttaagaaaaggaattatGATAATAAGGATTATCTGATAATATAACCTTTGCTTTTGAAGGTTATATTAAAGGTCCTAAATATCTTCAAATACAACTATCTTATCTGTGTAATTTCTGTAAGAGTAGAGTATAAAGGaatagcaaaaaataaagcagcacttTAGTTATTCTAGGTGAGATCAGCTGTTTGTTCAATATGTCAATAATGCAAAATGTGCTCTCCACAAGCTTTTCCCTCACAGTACACTTTACCCAAAGTTAAGCTTCAAGTTGAAACTTACCCATTGCAACCTCTCACCTGGGCTCATTTCTTTGTATGCAGTGTACAAAAACATCCCAGTCTTACTAAAGTCAACAGGACCAGacattcatttcctttttaattactactttttttttttttaataaaaaggataGAACCCCATATAAGAAAACAGTTGTGGTACACTGAACAGAGGTTTGAAATTCGAACAAACACAGCTATATTGGGGAAAGCCTAGAGCAGAAaagtatattttacttttatcatCTTTCACTTGCTAATGATCACTAAAGAAACTCAGTgttaactgaaatacagaaaggtaAGATGACATCAAGAAAGCCAGTGAAAGGACATCACAAAATCTAGGCCTGAAAgttggaaaactgaaaagcgATGAAGAGACATTAGCAACACATATCAAAGCTGTTTATTATAACTTCGATCAAGATCAATAGCTGCTCAAAGGTCAACTTACTTCCCTCctaaataaaagcattaaattaaATATCCCAAACAActcccaaatatttttcacttacaGCTGCTAAGAAATCctgagattaaagaaaaaacaaaacatctttATAGACTATTCACGGCTTCCTTCACTGCATGaagacaaggggaaaaaaatcctaaagaTAGCACAaagttttcaaagctttttaacattattttgtattatacTAATAAATCCTTTTAATTAGAACCTACATATTATTTGAGCATTCTCTCTTTTAAACATGCAACACTCCTAGGAGAGTCCCATGGGGTAAAAGATACTACTTgcaggttattttaaaaatcaggaaggGTAACTAGAAGTGAAATGTATTACTCTATAAATTTAGAAGTGTACAAAGGATAAAGATACTTCCCACCTATGTGGACATACCTACTGCAATACAGgtaacagaacaaaaaatcaTGAACAGAGTACAAAAATCAGATGCATCAGCTTCAGTTGCACTTGGATTGCAGCCACTACAAAACAACTCCCATGAAACCATCCACAAGGAGATGATTCCAAAATAGATGTAAATACACCATAAACTTCTCAAGAAGCCCATGCACATTTAGTatggaaagagcaaagaaaagtaTAAGGGCATTTGAATACATCTGATCAGTGAACCAATTAAAAGAAGCAGACCTGAATGTTCAGAGAGTGtaagttttcttattttccaggAGAAAACGAAGCCTAGGACAAACAGTTCTACTGATTCTGAAACAGGACATCAGTGCTAACCAACACGTTAAGTCAGTGTTGAAATCCCTACAGACTTCAGTGGAGTCCAGGTTTCACCAGAAGTTCCAGAATCTGGTAAAGATTGCAGCCTGACTGCAGTTACGTTGAAGCTTAAAGAGATGAGAAACTGGGACAcctgtcaaagaaaaaaagatgagactAGCAAAAAAGCATGCAGTGATGTCAGAAGCAGTGATGTCGGGTGAAGAGGGGTGTCTGCTGTCCAATCTGGACGTTAC includes the following:
- the C3H7orf57 gene encoding uncharacterized protein C7orf57 homolog gives rise to the protein MAANGTVKLPAINPKYPSRMPNVSTNKEFSGKNKLSFPPMPAERKSEAVNLSKLIGNGYGTDWFQQCTGCEKKIQKTSENSEQSKEPLPPGEHQKKTGKQKTRSVLLFRRKTAIKLWDEA